The Rhinolophus sinicus isolate RSC01 linkage group LG09, ASM3656204v1, whole genome shotgun sequence genome includes a window with the following:
- the LG09H7orf57 gene encoding uncharacterized protein C7orf57 homolog isoform X1, with protein sequence MRNSSKDLQGAAGRHAPCDWYYDLPARQSEKAMDVPPASQVPGLSELGDSPSGHMQGMRRYWIKETDSEYVKLAKQGGRPDLLMHCAPGTETGMRTRRGTPATYSLPDWFIHHSKPPTADGKQAPAAYMPDYMVHEEYTPDPADRNHEPRRGPFDFDVKTVWQRETEQLEKESKQERLPAINSKSPSKAGSPLNPKDPAGSRVCFPPMPGQKTSSPTNFSKLISNGYRDEWFQQREDTDRKTASTSSQSPQDPEGRQDTEQLPGPKIPQESAQDPESSPTSPAASPSASTPQGLK encoded by the exons ATGCGGAACTCCAGCAAGGACCTGCAAGGCGCCGCGGGCCGCCACGCCCCGTGCG ACTGGTACTACGACCTTCCCGCAAGGCAGTCTGAGAAGGCCATGGATGTGCCACCAGCGTCCCAGGTCCCAGGTCTCAGCGAGCTTGGGGACTCACCCAGTGGGCACATGCAGGGGATGCGGAGGTACTGGATCAAAGAGACCGACTCGGAGTACGTGAAGCTGGCCAAGCAAGGCGGCCGGCCCG ACCTGCTGATGCACTGTGCCCCCGGAACCGAGACTGGAATGAGGACCAGGAGAGGCACCCCAGCCACGTACTCCTTGCCCGACTGGTTCATCCACCACAGCAAGCCGCCCACAGCCGACGGGAAGCA GGCGCCTGCTGCCTACATGCCGGACTACATGGTTCACGAGGAGTACACCCCAGACCCGGCCGACAGGAACCACGAGCCCAGAAGGGGCCCGTTCGACTTTGATGTGAAGACAGTGTGGCAGAGAGAGACCGAGCAGCTTGAAAAGGAGAGCAAACAG GAGAGGCTGCCAGCCATTAACTCAAAGAGCCCCAGCAAAGCGGGGAGCCCGCTGAACCCCAAAGACCCTGCAGGAAGTAGAGTCTGCTTTCCCCCCAT gcCTGGTCAAAAAACCAGCTCACCCACAAACTTCTCCAAACTCATCAGCAATGGGTATAGGGATGAGTGGTTCCAGCAGCGAGAGGACACAGACAGGAAAACCGCATCCACATCGTCTCAGTCCCCCCAAGACCCCGAAGGGCGCCAGGATACGGAGCAGCTCCCAGGCCCCAAGATCCCCCAGGAATCTGCACAGGACCCAG
- the SUN3 gene encoding SUN domain-containing protein 3: MSERPKPPRGAPIFRGHPEEEGGSSASVQAFLLGREDPDSSGLTRSWKIIISMVFTVIFLLIGFRNHMWFTKTEFPQKSRRFYAAITEYSSRLYHYQARLWMPKEQLELLKKESQALENNFREILFLIEQINVLKALLRETQDGLHNDSRNADGDSSEAQNATETTDEEMANLVNYVLKKLREDQIQMADYALKSAGASIIEAGTSESYKNDKAKLHWHGIGFSNYEMPPDIILQPDVHPGKCWAFPGSQGHALIKLARKIIPTAVTMEHISEKVSPSGNISSAPKDFSVYGILKQSGGEEVFLGQFLYNKTGTTVQTFELQHEVSEPLLCVKLKILSNWGHPKYTCLYRFRVHGTPGDHT; encoded by the exons ATGAGTGAAAGGCCGAAGCCGCCTCGGGGCGCCCCGATTTTCAGGGGCCACCCGGAAGAAGAAGGCGGCAGCAGCGCCAGTGTCCAGGCTTTCCTGCTGGGGCGCGAGGACCCGGACTCCAGCGG GTTGACTCGATCATGGAAAATCATCATAAGCATGGTGTTTacagtgatttttcttcttatag GATTTAGAAATCACATGTGGTTTACGAAAACAGAGTTTCCTCAGAAATCCAGACGATTTTATGCTGCAATTACAGAATATAGTTCAAGGCTTTATCATTACCAG gccCGACTTTGGATGCCAAAAGAGCAACTGGAACTTTTAAA GAAAGAAAGCCAGGCTTTGGAAAACAACTTTCgtgaaattctatttttaattgaacAAATCAACGTTCTGAAGGCATTACTTAGAGAGACACAGGACGGCCTGCACAATGACAGCCGGAACGCGGATGGAGACTCCAGCGAGGCCCAGAACGCCACGGAGACCACTGACGAG GAAATGGCAAACTTGGTAAATTATGTACTTAAAAAGCTGAGAGAAGACCAAATCCAGATGGCTGACTACGCCCTTAAGTCAGCAG gagCCTCCATCATTGAAGCTGGGACCTCGgaaagttataaaaatgataaagccAAACTGCACTGGCATGGGATTGGGTTCTCAAATTATGAAATGCCTCCAGATATTATCCTTCAG CCGGATGTTCACCCTGGGAAGTGCTGGGCCTTTCCAGGTTCCCAGGGGCATGCCCTAATCAAGCTGGCCAGGAAGATCATACCAACTGCAGTCACCATGGAGCACATCTCAGAGAAGGTGTCGCCCTCAGGAAACATCTCCAGTGCACCCAAGGACTTTTCTGTCTAT GGCATCCTGAAGCAAAGTGGAGGAGAAGAGGTTTTCCTAGGTCAGTTTTTATACAACAAAACAGGAACCACGGTTCAGACCTTTGAGCTCCAG caTGAAGTTTCTGAACCCTTATTATGTGTGAAACTTAAAATCCTCAGCAACTGGGGACACCCGAAGTACACTTGTTTATACAGATTCAGGGTGCACGGCACCCCGGGAGACCACACCTAG
- the LG09H7orf57 gene encoding uncharacterized protein C7orf57 homolog isoform X2 has product MRNSSKDLQGAAGRHAPCDWYYDLPARQSEKAMDVPPASQVPGLSELGDSPSGHMQGMRRYWIKETDSEYVKLAKQGGRPDLLMHCAPGTETGMRTRRGTPATYSLPDWFIHHSKPPTADGKQAPAAYMPDYMVHEEYTPDPADRNHEPRRGPFDFDVKTVWQRETEQLEKESKQERLPAINSKSPSKAGSPLNPKDPAGSRVCFPPMPGQKTSSPTNFSKLISNGYRDEWFQQREDTDRKTASTSSQSPQDPEGRQDTEQLPGPKIPQESAQDPGPAASPSASTPQGLK; this is encoded by the exons ATGCGGAACTCCAGCAAGGACCTGCAAGGCGCCGCGGGCCGCCACGCCCCGTGCG ACTGGTACTACGACCTTCCCGCAAGGCAGTCTGAGAAGGCCATGGATGTGCCACCAGCGTCCCAGGTCCCAGGTCTCAGCGAGCTTGGGGACTCACCCAGTGGGCACATGCAGGGGATGCGGAGGTACTGGATCAAAGAGACCGACTCGGAGTACGTGAAGCTGGCCAAGCAAGGCGGCCGGCCCG ACCTGCTGATGCACTGTGCCCCCGGAACCGAGACTGGAATGAGGACCAGGAGAGGCACCCCAGCCACGTACTCCTTGCCCGACTGGTTCATCCACCACAGCAAGCCGCCCACAGCCGACGGGAAGCA GGCGCCTGCTGCCTACATGCCGGACTACATGGTTCACGAGGAGTACACCCCAGACCCGGCCGACAGGAACCACGAGCCCAGAAGGGGCCCGTTCGACTTTGATGTGAAGACAGTGTGGCAGAGAGAGACCGAGCAGCTTGAAAAGGAGAGCAAACAG GAGAGGCTGCCAGCCATTAACTCAAAGAGCCCCAGCAAAGCGGGGAGCCCGCTGAACCCCAAAGACCCTGCAGGAAGTAGAGTCTGCTTTCCCCCCAT gcCTGGTCAAAAAACCAGCTCACCCACAAACTTCTCCAAACTCATCAGCAATGGGTATAGGGATGAGTGGTTCCAGCAGCGAGAGGACACAGACAGGAAAACCGCATCCACATCGTCTCAGTCCCCCCAAGACCCCGAAGGGCGCCAGGATACGGAGCAGCTCCCAGGCCCCAAGATCCCCCAGGAATCTGCACAGGACCCAG